From a single Strix uralensis isolate ZFMK-TIS-50842 chromosome 27, bStrUra1, whole genome shotgun sequence genomic region:
- the SUGP2 gene encoding SURP and G-patch domain-containing protein 2 isoform X3, protein MASRRITRETFDAVVQDKVKRYRMDRSDAIEDTIHHFKAHSRPVPRPRYEDSFQDDGRYTHDNTQHHPHDDWSEDPRDDYPGPSYRSTSPLIRKDNYYHEQYGRPASRDREFGRPASRDREYGRPASHDREYGRPASHDRDYGHPASRDREYGHPASHDREYGRPTSHDREYGGLASHDQDYGPPDSWESTGPHETDFSSSDILGDFRSPGLMEDEYGNMENQEYDVDFGIQSDSEFRPPIRRGNIGRGRALRGKRITRGAVKTKVFKGDIKTPLKKWNTKKLQPGPDQKPAMQPDQMPEAAERPNQRPVTLQRPNQKLPPRLNQRPTITTQRPILRLPKPAHVFRNLNFDLVDKSDIFSTFGIEIIKWAGFHAIKTDAEFSRLFGALFELETETCAKMLASFKCSLKPEHRDYCFFTIKSLQHAALKTPKVDNEFLNMLLDKGAVKTKNCFFEIIKPFDKYIMRLQDRLLKGVTPLLMACNAYELSIKTSGFGNPREMASAFETTVSLCRKSLALLGQTFALASVFRQEKILEAVGLQEMAPAPTLFPNFDDSTLFGREYIENLKAWLEKSGYPIQMKKTEPESTVQLKKPSPDTKVKTSSQAPRSCSLTLQRPGDRGENWRGEAPQRADRKVVETIEQLVTSIVSGTLSAKERNAQKNCPEYWFLSDEDSLEYKYYRLKLSEMQRRTSSGKEAGGEGRTLEESATESVRAMLYARKVASIKRRLFKRKRLGIVAQHGVRGRKVRRATIGTQTVLSAGTVLKHQDKHLQGSVQSKPSVSETSLSEKNSSLDTTSSSQCATSSEVSLPAEERTDSEDLLAPPELFPPLSSQFPDVDAKTMETAEKLAKFVAQVGPEIEQFSIDNSADNPDLWFLQDRNSSAFKFYRMKVYELCPSINFSAVSEATDAGESAKPEERNLDISEEEEDEEEEEEEDNEEEAEFEEDISQPLEEMEMEQAEEGEEDDMSAGRSVENLAEEMISKTGEETSAGEMQLATSSDGAMPNLSTQASTPAPGTLFPRKRISSKSLKVGMIPASKRICLIEEPKVHEPVRIAYDRPRGCPVTKKKKKPKDLEFSHKKLTNRNVGFQMLQKMGWQEGHGLGTRGKGIREPVKVGATSAGEGLGVAGEENKEDAFDVFRQRMIQMYRQKRASK, encoded by the exons ATGGCCTCTCGGCGGATCACACGGGAGACGTTTGATGCCGTGGTGCAGGACAAAGTTAAAAGGTATCGCATGGACCGGAGTGATGCTATAGAGGACACAATCCATCATTTTAAAG CTCATTCAAGGCCAGTCCCAAGACCAAGATACGAAGACAGTTTTCAGGATGATGGAAGATATACTCATGACAACACCCAGCACCATCCACACGATGACTGGAGCGAAGACCCTAGAGATGACTATCCAGGACCTTCATATAGATCTACTAGTCCTCTCATAAGGAAAGATAACTATTACCATGAACAGTACGGCCGCCCGGCGTCTCGTGACCGGGAATTTGGCCGCCCGGCGTCTCGTGACCGGGAGTACGGGCGTCCAGCTTCACACGACCGGGAGTACGGGCGTCCAGCTTCGCACGACCGGGATTACGGGCACCCAGCATCTCGTGACCGGGAGTACGGGCACCCAGCTTCCCACGACCGGGAATACGGGCGCCCAACTTCCCATGACCGGGAGTATGGGGGCCTGGCTTCTCATGACCAGGACTATGGCCCTCCTGACTCTTGGGAATCCACCGGACCACATGAAACTGATTTTAGCTCTTCAGATATTTTAGGTGATTTTAGATCACCAGGACTGATGGAAGATGAATATGGCAACATGGAGAATCAGGAGTATGATGTGGACTTTGGAATTCAATCTGACAGCGAGTTCCGACCCCCGATACGGAGGGGCAACATTGGCAGGGGAAGAGCTCTGCGAGGAAAGCGTATTACAAGGGGCGCTGTTAAAACTAAAGTATTCAAAGGAGATATCAAAACTCCCCTAAAGAAATGGAACACTAAAAAACTGCAACCAGGCCCCGATCAGAAGCCGGCTATGCAACCTGATCAAATGCCAGAAGCTGCTGAACGACCTAACCAGAGGCCGGTGACCCTCCAGCGCCCTAATCAAAAGTTGCCTCCGCGACTTAATCAGAGGCCAACTATTACAACCCAGAGACCTATTCTCAGGCTCCCAAAGCCCGCGCATGTTTTCAGAAATCTCAATTTTGACCTTGTGGACAAATCAGACATTTTTTCAACATTTGGGATAGAAATTATAAAATGGGCTGGGTTTCATGCAATAAAAACCGATGCAGAATTTTCCCGGCTCTTTGGAGCTCTCTTTGAGCTAGAGACAGAAACCTGTGCAAAAATGCTTGCTTCGTTCAAATGCTCCTTAAAGCCAGAACACAGAGATTATTGTTTCTTTACTATCAAGAGTTTACAACATGCTGCTCTGAAAACTCCCAAAGTGGACAATGAGTTTTTAAATATGCTATTGGACAAGGGTGCTGTGAAAACAAAGAACTGCTTCTTCGAAATAATAAAACCTTTTGATAAATACATAATGAGGCTACAAGACCGCCTCCTAAAAGGTGTTACGCCGCTGCTTATGGCCTGCAATGCTTATGAATTAAGCATTAAGACGAGCGGGTTTGGTAATCCAAGAGAAATGGCGAGTGCTTTTGAGACCACTGTTTCTCTTTGTCGTAAGTCTTTAGCACTTCTGGGTCAGACCTTTGCACTAGCATCTGTTTTCAGGCAGGAGAAAATACTTGAAGCTGTTGGACTTCAGGAAATGGCTCCAGCACCAACACTATTCCCAAACTTTGATGATTCAACGTTGTTTGGAAGAGAGTACATTGAAAACTTGAAGGCTTGGTTGGAGAAGAGTGGATATCcaattcagatgaaaaaaactgAACCAGAGTCCACAGTACAGCTTAAAAAACCCTCTCCTGACACAAAAGTTAAAA ccagcagccaagcaccacgcagctgctcactcaccctccagCGCCCtggggataggggagagaattggaggggtgaag CCCCACAGCGAGCTGATCGGAAAGTTGTAGAGACAATTGAACAGTTAGTGACTAGCATTGTTTCAGGAACCTTGTCTGCCAAAGAGAGAAACGCTCAAAAGAACTGTCCTGAATATTG GTTCTTGTCAGATGAAGATAGTCTAGAATACAAGTATTATAGACTGAAGTTATCAGAGATGCAAAGGCGGACATCATCTGGAAAGGAAGCAGGTGGTGAGGGCAGAACACTAGAAGAATCTGCAACAGAATCCGTCAGGGCCATGTTGTATGCCAGGAAAGTTGCAAGTATTAAGAGAAggctatttaaaagaaaaaggcttggAATTGTCGCACAACATGGTGTTCGAGGAAGGAAGGTGAGGAGAGCCACCATAGGGACACAGACCGTGCTTTCGGCAGGGACAGTGCTGAAGCACCAAGACAAGCACCTTCAAGGTTCAGTCCAGTCAAAGCCATCTGTATCAGAAACCAGCTTGTCTGAGAAGAATTCCTCCCTCGATACCACCTCATCCTCACAATGTGCCACCAGTTCTGAGGTCTCTCTGCCAGCAGAAGAAAGGACAGATTCTGAGGATTTATTAGCACCACCTGAACTTTTCCCACCATTGTCCTCTCAGTTTCCTGATG TGGATGCTAAAACAATGGAAACTGCTGAGAAGCTTGCCAAGTTTGTTGCTCAGGTAGGACCAGAAATTGAGCAGTTCAGCATAGACAACAGTGCAGATAACCCAGACCTCTG GTTTCTACAAGATCGAAACAGTTCTGCTTTCAAATTTTACCGAATGAAAGTCTATGAGCTATGTCCATCTATTAACTTCAGTGCTGTGTCAGAAGCAACTGATGCTGGGGAAAGTGCTAAGCCTGAAGAGAGAAATTTGGATatttcagaagaggaagaggatgaagaagaagaagaggaagaagataatGAGGAGGAAGCTGAGTTTGAGGAGGATATCTCCCAGCCTTTGGAAGAAATGGAAatggagcaggcagaggagggagaagaggatgACATGTCAGCAGGTAGAAGTGTGGAAAACCTAGCTGAAGAGATGATTTCCAAAACAGGAGAGGAAACTTCAGCAGGTGAAATGCAGCTAGCCACATCATCTGACGGTGCTATGCCAAATCTGTCGACACAGGCATCAACTCCTGCTCCTGGTACCCTATTTCCTCGCAAACGGATCAGCAGCAAGTCTCTGAAAGTTGGTATGATTCCTGCATCTAAAAGGATTTGCCTCATAGAAGAACCAAAAG TGCATGAACCTGTCAGAATTGCTTATGATAGGCCTCGTGGTTGCCCAGTTACAAAGAAGAAGAAG aAACCAAAAGATTTAGAATTTTCACACAAGAAACTGACAAACAGGAATGTGGGTTTCCAGATGCTTCAGAAGATGGGCTGGCAAGAAGGACATGGCCTTGGTACACGAGGAAAAGGAATCAGAGAGCCTGTAAAAGT GGGTGCTACCTCTGCAGGGGAGGGCTTGGGTGttgcaggggaagaaaataaagaagatgcATTTGATGTTTTCCGTCAAAGAATGATACAAATGTACAGGCAGAAAAGAGCAAGTAAATAG
- the SUGP2 gene encoding SURP and G-patch domain-containing protein 2 isoform X6: MASRRITRETFDAVVQDKVKRYRMDRSDAIEDTIHHFKAHSRPVPRPRYEDSFQDDGRYTHDNTQHHPHDDWSEDPRDDYPGPSYRSTSPLIRKDNYYHEQYGRPASRDREFGRPASRDREYGRPASHDREYGRPASHDRDYGHPASRDREYGHPASHDREYGRPTSHDREYGGLASHDQDYGPPDSWESTGPHETDFSSSDILGDFRSPGLMEDEYGNMENQEYDVDFGIQSDSEFRPPIRRGNIGRGRALRGKRITRGAVKTKVFKGDIKTPLKKWNTKKLQPGPDQKPAMQPDQMPEAAERPNQRPVTLQRPNQKLPPRLNQRPTITTQRPILRLPKPAHVFRNLNFDLVDKSDIFSTFGIEIIKWAGFHAIKTDAEFSRLFGALFELETETCAKMLASFKCSLKPEHRDYCFFTIKSLQHAALKTPKVDNEFLNMLLDKGAVKTKNCFFEIIKPFDKYIMRLQDRLLKGVTPLLMACNAYELSIKTSGFGNPREMASAFETTVSLCRKSLALLGQTFALASVFRQEKILEAVGLQEMAPAPTLFPNFDDSTLFGREYIENLKAWLEKSGYPIQMKKTEPESTVQLKKPSPDTKVKTPQRADRKVVETIEQLVTSIVSGTLSAKERNAQKNCPEYWFLSDEDSLEYKYYRLKLSEMQRRTSSGKEAGGEGRTLEESATESVRAMLYARKVASIKRRLFKRKRLGIVAQHGVRGRKVRRATIGTQTVLSAGTVLKHQDKHLQGSVQSKPSVSETSLSEKNSSLDTTSSSQCATSSEVSLPAEERTDSEDLLAPPELFPPLSSQFPDVDAKTMETAEKLAKFVAQVGPEIEQFSIDNSADNPDLWFLQDRNSSAFKFYRMKVYELCPSINFSAVSEATDAGESAKPEERNLDISEEEEDEEEEEEEDNEEEAEFEEDISQPLEEMEMEQAEEGEEDDMSAGRSVENLAEEMISKTGEETSAGEMQLATSSDGAMPNLSTQASTPAPGTLFPRKRISSKSLKVGMIPASKRICLIEEPKVHEPVRIAYDRPRGCPVTKKKKKPKDLEFSHKKLTNRNVGFQMLQKMGWQEGHGLGTRGKGIREPVKVGATSAGEGLGVAGEENKEDAFDVFRQRMIQMYRQKRASK, encoded by the exons ATGGCCTCTCGGCGGATCACACGGGAGACGTTTGATGCCGTGGTGCAGGACAAAGTTAAAAGGTATCGCATGGACCGGAGTGATGCTATAGAGGACACAATCCATCATTTTAAAG CTCATTCAAGGCCAGTCCCAAGACCAAGATACGAAGACAGTTTTCAGGATGATGGAAGATATACTCATGACAACACCCAGCACCATCCACACGATGACTGGAGCGAAGACCCTAGAGATGACTATCCAGGACCTTCATATAGATCTACTAGTCCTCTCATAAGGAAAGATAACTATTACCATGAACAGTACGGCCGCCCGGCGTCTCGTGACCGGGAATTTGGCCGCCCGGCGTCTCGTGACCGGGAGTACGGGCGTCCAGCTTCACACGACCGGGAGTACGGGCGTCCAGCTTCGCACGACCGGGATTACGGGCACCCAGCATCTCGTGACCGGGAGTACGGGCACCCAGCTTCCCACGACCGGGAATACGGGCGCCCAACTTCCCATGACCGGGAGTATGGGGGCCTGGCTTCTCATGACCAGGACTATGGCCCTCCTGACTCTTGGGAATCCACCGGACCACATGAAACTGATTTTAGCTCTTCAGATATTTTAGGTGATTTTAGATCACCAGGACTGATGGAAGATGAATATGGCAACATGGAGAATCAGGAGTATGATGTGGACTTTGGAATTCAATCTGACAGCGAGTTCCGACCCCCGATACGGAGGGGCAACATTGGCAGGGGAAGAGCTCTGCGAGGAAAGCGTATTACAAGGGGCGCTGTTAAAACTAAAGTATTCAAAGGAGATATCAAAACTCCCCTAAAGAAATGGAACACTAAAAAACTGCAACCAGGCCCCGATCAGAAGCCGGCTATGCAACCTGATCAAATGCCAGAAGCTGCTGAACGACCTAACCAGAGGCCGGTGACCCTCCAGCGCCCTAATCAAAAGTTGCCTCCGCGACTTAATCAGAGGCCAACTATTACAACCCAGAGACCTATTCTCAGGCTCCCAAAGCCCGCGCATGTTTTCAGAAATCTCAATTTTGACCTTGTGGACAAATCAGACATTTTTTCAACATTTGGGATAGAAATTATAAAATGGGCTGGGTTTCATGCAATAAAAACCGATGCAGAATTTTCCCGGCTCTTTGGAGCTCTCTTTGAGCTAGAGACAGAAACCTGTGCAAAAATGCTTGCTTCGTTCAAATGCTCCTTAAAGCCAGAACACAGAGATTATTGTTTCTTTACTATCAAGAGTTTACAACATGCTGCTCTGAAAACTCCCAAAGTGGACAATGAGTTTTTAAATATGCTATTGGACAAGGGTGCTGTGAAAACAAAGAACTGCTTCTTCGAAATAATAAAACCTTTTGATAAATACATAATGAGGCTACAAGACCGCCTCCTAAAAGGTGTTACGCCGCTGCTTATGGCCTGCAATGCTTATGAATTAAGCATTAAGACGAGCGGGTTTGGTAATCCAAGAGAAATGGCGAGTGCTTTTGAGACCACTGTTTCTCTTTGTCGTAAGTCTTTAGCACTTCTGGGTCAGACCTTTGCACTAGCATCTGTTTTCAGGCAGGAGAAAATACTTGAAGCTGTTGGACTTCAGGAAATGGCTCCAGCACCAACACTATTCCCAAACTTTGATGATTCAACGTTGTTTGGAAGAGAGTACATTGAAAACTTGAAGGCTTGGTTGGAGAAGAGTGGATATCcaattcagatgaaaaaaactgAACCAGAGTCCACAGTACAGCTTAAAAAACCCTCTCCTGACACAAAAGTTAAAA CCCCACAGCGAGCTGATCGGAAAGTTGTAGAGACAATTGAACAGTTAGTGACTAGCATTGTTTCAGGAACCTTGTCTGCCAAAGAGAGAAACGCTCAAAAGAACTGTCCTGAATATTG GTTCTTGTCAGATGAAGATAGTCTAGAATACAAGTATTATAGACTGAAGTTATCAGAGATGCAAAGGCGGACATCATCTGGAAAGGAAGCAGGTGGTGAGGGCAGAACACTAGAAGAATCTGCAACAGAATCCGTCAGGGCCATGTTGTATGCCAGGAAAGTTGCAAGTATTAAGAGAAggctatttaaaagaaaaaggcttggAATTGTCGCACAACATGGTGTTCGAGGAAGGAAGGTGAGGAGAGCCACCATAGGGACACAGACCGTGCTTTCGGCAGGGACAGTGCTGAAGCACCAAGACAAGCACCTTCAAGGTTCAGTCCAGTCAAAGCCATCTGTATCAGAAACCAGCTTGTCTGAGAAGAATTCCTCCCTCGATACCACCTCATCCTCACAATGTGCCACCAGTTCTGAGGTCTCTCTGCCAGCAGAAGAAAGGACAGATTCTGAGGATTTATTAGCACCACCTGAACTTTTCCCACCATTGTCCTCTCAGTTTCCTGATG TGGATGCTAAAACAATGGAAACTGCTGAGAAGCTTGCCAAGTTTGTTGCTCAGGTAGGACCAGAAATTGAGCAGTTCAGCATAGACAACAGTGCAGATAACCCAGACCTCTG GTTTCTACAAGATCGAAACAGTTCTGCTTTCAAATTTTACCGAATGAAAGTCTATGAGCTATGTCCATCTATTAACTTCAGTGCTGTGTCAGAAGCAACTGATGCTGGGGAAAGTGCTAAGCCTGAAGAGAGAAATTTGGATatttcagaagaggaagaggatgaagaagaagaagaggaagaagataatGAGGAGGAAGCTGAGTTTGAGGAGGATATCTCCCAGCCTTTGGAAGAAATGGAAatggagcaggcagaggagggagaagaggatgACATGTCAGCAGGTAGAAGTGTGGAAAACCTAGCTGAAGAGATGATTTCCAAAACAGGAGAGGAAACTTCAGCAGGTGAAATGCAGCTAGCCACATCATCTGACGGTGCTATGCCAAATCTGTCGACACAGGCATCAACTCCTGCTCCTGGTACCCTATTTCCTCGCAAACGGATCAGCAGCAAGTCTCTGAAAGTTGGTATGATTCCTGCATCTAAAAGGATTTGCCTCATAGAAGAACCAAAAG TGCATGAACCTGTCAGAATTGCTTATGATAGGCCTCGTGGTTGCCCAGTTACAAAGAAGAAGAAG aAACCAAAAGATTTAGAATTTTCACACAAGAAACTGACAAACAGGAATGTGGGTTTCCAGATGCTTCAGAAGATGGGCTGGCAAGAAGGACATGGCCTTGGTACACGAGGAAAAGGAATCAGAGAGCCTGTAAAAGT GGGTGCTACCTCTGCAGGGGAGGGCTTGGGTGttgcaggggaagaaaataaagaagatgcATTTGATGTTTTCCGTCAAAGAATGATACAAATGTACAGGCAGAAAAGAGCAAGTAAATAG
- the SUGP2 gene encoding SURP and G-patch domain-containing protein 2 isoform X4, whose translation MASRRITRETFDAVVQDKVKRYRMDRSDAIEDTIHHFKAHSRPVPRPRYEDSFQDDGRYTHDNTQHHPHDDWSEDPRDDYPGPSYRSTSPLIRKDNYYHEQYGRPASRDREFGRPASRDREYGRPASHDREYGRPASHDRDYGHPASRDREYGHPASHDREYGRPTSHDREYGGLASHDQDYGPPDSWESTGPHETDFSSSDILGDFRSPGLMEDEYGNMENQEYDVDFGIQSDSEFRPPIRRGNIGRGRALRGKRITRGAVKTKVFKGDIKTPLKKWNTKKLQPGPDQKPAMQPDQMPEAAERPNQRPVTLQRPNQKLPPRLNQRPTITTQRPILRLPKPAHVFRNLNFDLVDKSDIFSTFGIEIIKWAGFHAIKTDAEFSRLFGALFELETETCAKMLASFKCSLKPEHRDYCFFTIKSLQHAALKTPKVDNEFLNMLLDKGAVKTKNCFFEIIKPFDKYIMRLQDRLLKGVTPLLMACNAYELSIKTSGFGNPREMASAFETTVSLCRKSLALLGQTFALASVFRQEKILEAVGLQEMAPAPTLFPNFDDSTLFGREYIENLKAWLEKSGYPIQMKKTEPESTVQLKKPSPDTKVKTSSQAPRSCSLTLQRPGDRGENWRGEAPQRADRKVVETIEQLVTSIVSGTLSAKERNAQKNCPEYWFLSDEDSLEYKYYRLKLSEMQRRTSSGKEAGGEGRTLEESATESVRAMLYARKVASIKRRLFKRKRLGIVAQHGVRGRKVRRATIGTQTVLSAGTVLKHQDKHLQGSVQSKPSVSETSLSEKNSSLDTTSSSQCATSSEVSLPAEERTDSEDLLAPPELFPPLSSQFPDVDAKTMETAEKLAKFVAQVGPEIEQFSIDNSADNPDLWFLQDRNSSAFKFYRMKVYELCPSINFSAVSEATDAGESAKPEERNLDISEEEEDEEEEEEEDNEEEAEFEEDISQPLEEMEMEQAEEGEEDDMSAGRSVENLAEEMISKTGEETSAGEMQLATSSDGAMPNLSTQASTPAPGTLFPRKRISSKSLKVGMIPASKRICLIEEPKVHEPVRIAYDRPRGCPVTKKKKKPKDLEFSHKKLTNRNVGFQMLQKMGWQEGHGLGTRGKGIREPVKVSRLSSMKTASFSEHFN comes from the exons ATGGCCTCTCGGCGGATCACACGGGAGACGTTTGATGCCGTGGTGCAGGACAAAGTTAAAAGGTATCGCATGGACCGGAGTGATGCTATAGAGGACACAATCCATCATTTTAAAG CTCATTCAAGGCCAGTCCCAAGACCAAGATACGAAGACAGTTTTCAGGATGATGGAAGATATACTCATGACAACACCCAGCACCATCCACACGATGACTGGAGCGAAGACCCTAGAGATGACTATCCAGGACCTTCATATAGATCTACTAGTCCTCTCATAAGGAAAGATAACTATTACCATGAACAGTACGGCCGCCCGGCGTCTCGTGACCGGGAATTTGGCCGCCCGGCGTCTCGTGACCGGGAGTACGGGCGTCCAGCTTCACACGACCGGGAGTACGGGCGTCCAGCTTCGCACGACCGGGATTACGGGCACCCAGCATCTCGTGACCGGGAGTACGGGCACCCAGCTTCCCACGACCGGGAATACGGGCGCCCAACTTCCCATGACCGGGAGTATGGGGGCCTGGCTTCTCATGACCAGGACTATGGCCCTCCTGACTCTTGGGAATCCACCGGACCACATGAAACTGATTTTAGCTCTTCAGATATTTTAGGTGATTTTAGATCACCAGGACTGATGGAAGATGAATATGGCAACATGGAGAATCAGGAGTATGATGTGGACTTTGGAATTCAATCTGACAGCGAGTTCCGACCCCCGATACGGAGGGGCAACATTGGCAGGGGAAGAGCTCTGCGAGGAAAGCGTATTACAAGGGGCGCTGTTAAAACTAAAGTATTCAAAGGAGATATCAAAACTCCCCTAAAGAAATGGAACACTAAAAAACTGCAACCAGGCCCCGATCAGAAGCCGGCTATGCAACCTGATCAAATGCCAGAAGCTGCTGAACGACCTAACCAGAGGCCGGTGACCCTCCAGCGCCCTAATCAAAAGTTGCCTCCGCGACTTAATCAGAGGCCAACTATTACAACCCAGAGACCTATTCTCAGGCTCCCAAAGCCCGCGCATGTTTTCAGAAATCTCAATTTTGACCTTGTGGACAAATCAGACATTTTTTCAACATTTGGGATAGAAATTATAAAATGGGCTGGGTTTCATGCAATAAAAACCGATGCAGAATTTTCCCGGCTCTTTGGAGCTCTCTTTGAGCTAGAGACAGAAACCTGTGCAAAAATGCTTGCTTCGTTCAAATGCTCCTTAAAGCCAGAACACAGAGATTATTGTTTCTTTACTATCAAGAGTTTACAACATGCTGCTCTGAAAACTCCCAAAGTGGACAATGAGTTTTTAAATATGCTATTGGACAAGGGTGCTGTGAAAACAAAGAACTGCTTCTTCGAAATAATAAAACCTTTTGATAAATACATAATGAGGCTACAAGACCGCCTCCTAAAAGGTGTTACGCCGCTGCTTATGGCCTGCAATGCTTATGAATTAAGCATTAAGACGAGCGGGTTTGGTAATCCAAGAGAAATGGCGAGTGCTTTTGAGACCACTGTTTCTCTTTGTCGTAAGTCTTTAGCACTTCTGGGTCAGACCTTTGCACTAGCATCTGTTTTCAGGCAGGAGAAAATACTTGAAGCTGTTGGACTTCAGGAAATGGCTCCAGCACCAACACTATTCCCAAACTTTGATGATTCAACGTTGTTTGGAAGAGAGTACATTGAAAACTTGAAGGCTTGGTTGGAGAAGAGTGGATATCcaattcagatgaaaaaaactgAACCAGAGTCCACAGTACAGCTTAAAAAACCCTCTCCTGACACAAAAGTTAAAA ccagcagccaagcaccacgcagctgctcactcaccctccagCGCCCtggggataggggagagaattggaggggtgaag CCCCACAGCGAGCTGATCGGAAAGTTGTAGAGACAATTGAACAGTTAGTGACTAGCATTGTTTCAGGAACCTTGTCTGCCAAAGAGAGAAACGCTCAAAAGAACTGTCCTGAATATTG GTTCTTGTCAGATGAAGATAGTCTAGAATACAAGTATTATAGACTGAAGTTATCAGAGATGCAAAGGCGGACATCATCTGGAAAGGAAGCAGGTGGTGAGGGCAGAACACTAGAAGAATCTGCAACAGAATCCGTCAGGGCCATGTTGTATGCCAGGAAAGTTGCAAGTATTAAGAGAAggctatttaaaagaaaaaggcttggAATTGTCGCACAACATGGTGTTCGAGGAAGGAAGGTGAGGAGAGCCACCATAGGGACACAGACCGTGCTTTCGGCAGGGACAGTGCTGAAGCACCAAGACAAGCACCTTCAAGGTTCAGTCCAGTCAAAGCCATCTGTATCAGAAACCAGCTTGTCTGAGAAGAATTCCTCCCTCGATACCACCTCATCCTCACAATGTGCCACCAGTTCTGAGGTCTCTCTGCCAGCAGAAGAAAGGACAGATTCTGAGGATTTATTAGCACCACCTGAACTTTTCCCACCATTGTCCTCTCAGTTTCCTGATG TGGATGCTAAAACAATGGAAACTGCTGAGAAGCTTGCCAAGTTTGTTGCTCAGGTAGGACCAGAAATTGAGCAGTTCAGCATAGACAACAGTGCAGATAACCCAGACCTCTG GTTTCTACAAGATCGAAACAGTTCTGCTTTCAAATTTTACCGAATGAAAGTCTATGAGCTATGTCCATCTATTAACTTCAGTGCTGTGTCAGAAGCAACTGATGCTGGGGAAAGTGCTAAGCCTGAAGAGAGAAATTTGGATatttcagaagaggaagaggatgaagaagaagaagaggaagaagataatGAGGAGGAAGCTGAGTTTGAGGAGGATATCTCCCAGCCTTTGGAAGAAATGGAAatggagcaggcagaggagggagaagaggatgACATGTCAGCAGGTAGAAGTGTGGAAAACCTAGCTGAAGAGATGATTTCCAAAACAGGAGAGGAAACTTCAGCAGGTGAAATGCAGCTAGCCACATCATCTGACGGTGCTATGCCAAATCTGTCGACACAGGCATCAACTCCTGCTCCTGGTACCCTATTTCCTCGCAAACGGATCAGCAGCAAGTCTCTGAAAGTTGGTATGATTCCTGCATCTAAAAGGATTTGCCTCATAGAAGAACCAAAAG TGCATGAACCTGTCAGAATTGCTTATGATAGGCCTCGTGGTTGCCCAGTTACAAAGAAGAAGAAG aAACCAAAAGATTTAGAATTTTCACACAAGAAACTGACAAACAGGAATGTGGGTTTCCAGATGCTTCAGAAGATGGGCTGGCAAGAAGGACATGGCCTTGGTACACGAGGAAAAGGAATCAGAGAGCCTGTAAAAGT